Proteins found in one archaeon genomic segment:
- a CDS encoding fructose-1,6-bisphosphatase has product MNLEEFLRLNAPEDLASLTTSISTTCVDVWGNIPFKSGLLAGVNPSGDTQKAIDVFSNDLFTDALLTTGQAAEVASEEMAQPMSGKGKVSVAMDPLDGSSNVETNNPLGSIFGFYDRRLPSSGRSLVGALYVTYGGMLTITLSFGKGVHRFVAVRDGPKFTFQLHALDLKLPHKPEVYGFGGLRSDWIAPVKIFVDSLPSRGMRNRYCGTFVGDYNQVLARGGIFSYPQLATKPMGKLRLHYETAPMAFINKQAGGYASDGRGDILDIEPRELEETSPFYIGNSDLVRELERAVAAE; this is encoded by the coding sequence ATGAACCTCGAAGAGTTCCTGAGGCTCAACGCGCCCGAGGACCTGGCCTCGCTGACCACCTCGATATCGACGACGTGCGTCGATGTATGGGGGAACATCCCGTTCAAGTCAGGCCTCCTGGCTGGGGTCAACCCGTCCGGGGACACCCAGAAGGCGATAGACGTCTTCTCGAACGACCTGTTCACGGACGCGCTCCTTACCACAGGGCAGGCTGCGGAGGTCGCGTCGGAAGAGATGGCCCAGCCCATGAGCGGGAAGGGCAAGGTCAGCGTAGCTATGGACCCGCTCGACGGCAGCTCCAACGTCGAGACGAACAACCCCCTCGGGAGCATTTTCGGCTTCTATGACAGGCGCCTCCCTTCGTCTGGGCGGAGCCTCGTGGGGGCGCTTTACGTTACCTATGGCGGTATGCTCACTATCACTCTGAGCTTCGGCAAAGGGGTTCACAGGTTCGTGGCCGTCCGCGATGGGCCCAAGTTCACCTTTCAGCTGCACGCGCTCGACCTGAAGCTGCCTCATAAGCCGGAGGTCTACGGGTTCGGAGGGCTCCGGAGCGATTGGATAGCCCCCGTGAAGATCTTCGTCGACTCGCTTCCCTCTCGGGGCATGAGGAACAGGTACTGCGGGACCTTCGTAGGCGACTACAACCAGGTGCTGGCGCGCGGTGGCATCTTTTCGTATCCCCAACTCGCAACGAAGCCCATGGGCAAGCTCAGGCTTCACTACGAGACGGCCCCGATGGCGTTCATCAACAAGCAGGCTGGCGGCTACGCAAGCGACGGCAGAGGGGACATCCTGGACATCGAGCCTAGAGAGCTTGAAGAGACTTCGCCCTTCTACATTGGGAACTCGGACCTCGTCCGCGAGCTGGAGCGGGCGGTCGCCGCTGAGTAG
- a CDS encoding aldolase: MKQDRMKPFLEGGHSMLLAYDQGLEHGPTADFDDRNVDPAIIMETAAKGGFNGVVFQKGVAERFYDGRVPLIVKLNGKTSLPGGEPISRQVCSVEYAASLGAKGVGYTIYLGSAHEPEMFAEFGRIQEDAHRRGIAAIAWVYPRGAAVKNDTSKGIVAYAARAGLELGADAVKIKYTGDPETFSWAVKSAGGTKVFMSGGPKAPTEEEFLSQVRGIMKAGATGLAVGRNVWQSNEPLETARKIREIIFSA; this comes from the coding sequence ATGAAGCAAGACAGGATGAAGCCCTTCCTCGAGGGGGGGCACAGCATGTTGCTGGCATACGACCAGGGGCTCGAGCACGGTCCAACTGCGGACTTTGACGACCGGAACGTCGACCCGGCAATAATCATGGAGACGGCCGCGAAGGGGGGTTTCAATGGTGTCGTCTTCCAGAAGGGGGTGGCAGAGAGGTTCTACGATGGCAGGGTCCCGCTGATCGTGAAGCTCAACGGGAAAACCAGCCTGCCCGGCGGGGAGCCGATCTCACGGCAGGTCTGCTCGGTCGAGTACGCCGCTTCGCTCGGGGCCAAGGGGGTAGGTTACACGATCTATCTCGGAAGCGCCCACGAGCCGGAAATGTTCGCTGAGTTCGGGAGGATCCAGGAGGACGCGCACCGCAGGGGCATCGCCGCGATCGCGTGGGTTTATCCGAGGGGGGCAGCTGTGAAGAACGACACTTCCAAAGGGATCGTGGCATATGCGGCCCGGGCGGGGCTCGAGCTTGGGGCAGACGCTGTCAAGATCAAGTACACAGGAGACCCCGAGACATTCTCATGGGCTGTCAAGTCCGCCGGAGGGACCAAGGTCTTCATGAGCGGGGGGCCCAAGGCGCCTACCGAAGAAGAATTCCTCTCTCAGGTCCGGGGGATAATGAAGGCTGGAGCGACTGGCCTCGCAGTCGGGAGGAACGTCTGGCAGAGCAACGAACCGCTAGAGACAGCCCGGAAGATAAGAGAAATCATCTTCTCCGCCTAA